Proteins from a genomic interval of Terriglobales bacterium:
- the atpH gene encoding ATP synthase F1 subunit delta — translation MASFISIYGRAMADVVVDRGLDAARVSSELESIGTVLGESADLRTVWDSRSVASDQKLGLLDAIAKKLGISREVRNFVAVLISNRRIHAYSEIAKNTIEQINERLGIADAEIVSVRELGTEERRRLEDQVTKVTGKRLRVRYALDPKLMGGVVVKVGSTIYDGSVRGQLQRMREQLVHL, via the coding sequence ATGGCTTCCTTCATCAGCATTTATGGACGTGCGATGGCCGACGTGGTGGTCGATCGCGGACTCGACGCCGCTCGCGTGAGCTCCGAATTGGAATCGATTGGGACCGTGCTCGGCGAGAGCGCCGATCTGCGGACGGTTTGGGATAGTCGGTCCGTTGCTTCCGACCAGAAGCTCGGCTTGCTGGATGCAATTGCGAAGAAGCTCGGCATTTCCCGCGAAGTGCGGAACTTTGTTGCTGTGCTGATCTCGAATCGACGCATTCATGCCTATAGTGAGATCGCAAAGAACACGATCGAACAGATCAACGAACGCCTTGGCATTGCCGACGCTGAGATCGTTAGCGTGCGCGAGCTTGGCACAGAAGAGAGGCGTCGCTTAGAAGACCAGGTAACGAAGGTTACCGGCAAGCGGCTGCGCGTACGTTATGCTCTCGATCCCAAGCTCATGGGCGGGGTGGTTGTGAAAGTCGGCAGCACAATTTATGACGGCTCCGTGCGCGGGCAGTTGCAGAGGATGAGAGAGCAGCTCGTCCATCTATAG